A genomic segment from Aegilops tauschii subsp. strangulata cultivar AL8/78 chromosome 1, Aet v6.0, whole genome shotgun sequence encodes:
- the LOC141038483 gene encoding uncharacterized protein, whose translation MTGDVSAFADLDESVTGSVKFGDGSLVDVRGRGTVLFVVAGGHHRGLTNVYWIPRLESSIISIGQLDEVGCATLVEHGTMTVRDRQKNLLAKVTRTAKRLYILHIKIVKPACLAASECDNAGWRWHERFGHVHFQGLERMARAGMVTGLPLIVHAEQICEACLAGK comes from the coding sequence ATGACCGGCGACGTGTCGGCGTTCGCGGACCTGGACGAGTCTGTAACGGGATCGGTTAAGTTCGGCGACGGGTCTCTGGTGGACGTACGCGGGCGCGGCACGGTGTTGTTCGTCGTGGCAGGCGGTCACCACCGTGGCCTCACCAACGTCTACTGGATACCACGCCTCGAGAGCAGCATCATCAGCATCGGCCAGTTGGATGAGGTCGGGTGCGCGACGCTGGTGGAGCACGGCACAATGACGGTCCGCGATCGTCAGAAGAATCTCCTCGCCAAGGTAACCCGCACGGCCAAGCGACTCTATATCCTGCATATCAAGATCGTGAAGCCGGCGTGCCTCGCCGCGAGCGAGTGCGACAACGCTGGCTGGCGCTGGCACGAGAGATTCGGCCACGTTCACTTCCAGGGCCTCGAGAGGATGGCGCGCGCCGGCATGGTCACCGGGCTTCCCCTCATCGTCCACGCGGAGCAGATCTGCGAGGCGTGCCTTGCTGGCAAGTAG
- the LOC141038499 gene encoding uncharacterized protein produces MWTVIEISPCPDNDADYRDDRPALEAILRAVPPEMLATLAVKETAKEAWDSIKTIRLGVDRVRKAKAQSLRREFDNIRFKDGETVDEFALRLTGMMNNLALLDDDLKEERAVEKFLRVVLPRYAQVALSIEMLLDLSELTVEELTGRLKAAEERYGLDGVAQGGSSLMFTHEEWMARQQKIDQNSSGSAARKTDKCRYCNNLGHWARECRKKKRDEEANLSQADEEEPGLLMVQACNLDEGSAAGPELCLAAPRTSLATTAAQVFLNEERARRVAAGSWRH; encoded by the exons ATGTGGACCGTCATCGAGATCAGCCCATGTCCTGACAACGACGCCGATTATCGTGACGATCGCCCGGCGCTGGAGGCAATCCTCCGGGCCGTACCGCCGGAGATGCTGGCGACGCTCGCTGTGAAGGAGACGGCGAAGGAGGCGTGGGACTCCATCAAGACGATCCGTCTTGGAGTCGACCGCGTACGCAAGGCGAAGGCGCAGTCCCTCCGCCGCGAGTTCGACAACATCCGTTTCAAGGACGGGGAGACCGTCGACGAGTTTGCCCTTCGACTCACCGGTATGATGAATAACCTTGCTCTTCTTGATGATGATCTGAAGGAAGAAAGGGCCGTGGAGAAATTTCTCCGGGTCGTCCTACCGCGCTATGCACAGGTGGCTCTCTCCATAGAGATGCTGCTTGACCTGTCGGAGCTCACGGTCGAGGAGCTCACCGGCCGGCTGAAAGCGGCGGAGGAACGCTACGGGCTGGACGGGGTTGCCCAAGGCGGGAGCAGCCTGATGTTCACTCACGAGGAGTGGATGGCGCGCCAGCAGAAGATCGACCAG AACTCCTCCGGCAGCGCTGCTCGCAAGACCGACAAGTGCCGCTACTGCAACAACCTGGGCCACTGGGCCCGGGAATGCCGGAAGAAGAAGCGCGACGAGGAGGCCAACCTCTCCCAGGCTGACGAGGAGGAGCCGGGCCTCCTGATGGTCCAGGCCTGCAATCTCGACGAGGGGAGCGCGGCAGGGCCGGAGCTGTGCCTGGCTGCGCCTCGGACATCCCTCGCGACCACGGCGGCGCAGGTGTTCCTCAACGAGGAGCGCGCGCGTCGAGTTGCAGCAGGCTCCTGGCGACACTAA